Proteins from one Pseudomonas sp. KBS0710 genomic window:
- a CDS encoding acyl-CoA dehydrogenase family protein, protein MALHGFLQGNRSYADTQALGVALKALQEEGLDQLPLPGSGQTLERFSRLAQVAGHDLRLCKLFEGHTDALAIIAELDSPLPPLGSVWGMWAAEPPTAKVRVRRDSQRLIVDGRKAWCSGAAVVSHGLLTAWDEDDRQQLVAVEMNQPGVTVTNDGWNAVGMAATGSVEILFDEARGIAVGEPGDYLSRPGFWHGGVGIAACWYGGAQRLAEVLRAQCSQRPEPHALAHLGAVDSVLNSAACVLRDAAEQIDRDPRANAQLLAQQARACIEDTVEQVMHHVGRAVGAGPYCKDPHFAQLMADLPVYVRQSHAERDLAALGKLVADEATGRWLL, encoded by the coding sequence ATGGCTCTGCATGGATTCCTTCAAGGCAACCGCAGCTACGCCGACACGCAGGCGCTGGGCGTTGCACTGAAGGCGCTTCAGGAAGAAGGCCTGGACCAACTGCCATTGCCCGGCAGCGGCCAGACGCTGGAACGCTTCAGCCGGCTGGCGCAGGTGGCAGGTCATGACCTGCGCCTGTGCAAGCTGTTCGAAGGCCACACCGATGCCCTGGCGATCATCGCCGAGCTCGACAGCCCATTGCCGCCCTTGGGCAGCGTTTGGGGCATGTGGGCCGCCGAACCGCCGACGGCCAAGGTGCGTGTGCGCCGCGACAGCCAGCGCCTGATCGTCGATGGGCGCAAAGCCTGGTGTTCCGGCGCAGCGGTGGTCAGCCATGGGTTGCTGACCGCCTGGGACGAAGACGACCGCCAACAGTTGGTGGCGGTCGAGATGAACCAGCCCGGCGTCACCGTCACCAATGACGGCTGGAACGCCGTGGGCATGGCGGCCACCGGCAGTGTCGAAATCCTCTTCGATGAGGCCCGCGGCATCGCGGTTGGCGAACCGGGCGACTACCTGTCGCGGCCGGGCTTCTGGCACGGCGGCGTCGGTATCGCCGCGTGCTGGTATGGCGGCGCTCAACGCCTGGCCGAAGTGCTGCGCGCGCAGTGCAGCCAACGTCCTGAACCCCATGCGCTGGCGCATCTGGGCGCGGTTGACAGCGTGCTCAACAGCGCCGCCTGTGTATTGCGCGACGCCGCTGAGCAGATCGACCGCGACCCTCGCGCCAATGCGCAACTGTTGGCCCAACAGGCACGGGCGTGCATTGAAGATACGGTCGAGCAGGTCATGCACCATGTCGGTCGCGCGGTGGGTGCCGGGCCGTATTGCAAAGATCCGCACTTCGCCCAGTTGATGGCGGACTTGCCCGTGTATGTACGCCAAAGCCACGCCGAGCGCGACCTGGCGGCGTTGGGAAAGCTGGTGGCGGACGAAGCGACAGGGAGGTGGCTGTTATGA
- the glgX gene encoding glycogen debranching protein GlgX: MSKPDNNPATPENEPSRIREGLPFPLGATWDGLGVNFALFSANATKVELCLFDDTGEVELERIELPEYTDETFHGYLPDAHPGLIYGYRVYGAYDPANGHRFNHNKLLIDPYAKQLVGELKWSEALFGYTIGHPDDDLSFDERDSAPFVPKCKVIDPAHTWGNDQPVRVPWDRTIIYETHLRGISMRHPSVGESVRGTCAGLMEDDVLKHIRQLGVSSVELLPVHAFVNDQHLLQKGMTNYWGYNSIAFFAPDPRYLASGKIAEFKEMVAHLHEQKLEVILDVVYNHTAEGNERGPTLSMRGIDNASYYRLMPDDKRFYINDSGTGNTLDLSHPCVLQMVTDSLRYWATEMHVDGFRFDLATILGRYRDGFDERHSFLVACRQDPVLRQLKMIAEPWDCGPGGYQVGNFPPGWVEWNDRFRDTVRAFWKGDDGQLADFAGRMTASGEMFNHRGRRPYSSVNFITAHDGFTLHDLVSYNDKHNEANDENNQDGSNNNLSWNHGVEGPTEDPEINALRLRQMRNFFATLLLAQGTPMIVAGDEFARTQHGNNNAYCQDSEIGWVNWDLDDDGKALLKFVKRLIKLRLAYPILRRGRFLVGDYNEDLGVKDVTWLAPDGNEMSTEQWEDSHGRCLGMLMDGRAQETGIRRPGGDATLLLVVNAHHDMVNFRLPPVPQGEFWTCMLDTNAPAVRGQERFDFEHEYAVTGRSLLLFELQRDDEV; encoded by the coding sequence ATGAGCAAACCCGATAACAACCCAGCCACGCCGGAAAATGAGCCGTCGCGGATTCGTGAAGGTTTGCCCTTCCCTCTAGGCGCCACCTGGGACGGCCTGGGCGTCAACTTTGCGCTGTTCTCAGCGAATGCCACCAAGGTCGAGCTGTGCCTGTTCGATGACACCGGCGAGGTCGAGCTTGAGCGTATCGAACTGCCCGAATACACCGACGAAACCTTCCACGGCTACCTGCCCGACGCCCACCCCGGGCTGATTTACGGCTACCGCGTGTACGGTGCGTATGACCCGGCCAATGGTCACCGTTTCAACCACAACAAATTGCTGATCGACCCGTATGCCAAACAGCTGGTGGGTGAACTCAAATGGTCCGAGGCGCTGTTCGGCTACACCATCGGCCACCCGGACGACGACCTCAGCTTTGACGAACGTGACAGCGCGCCCTTTGTGCCCAAGTGCAAGGTCATCGACCCCGCGCACACCTGGGGCAACGACCAGCCGGTACGGGTGCCGTGGGACCGCACGATCATTTACGAAACCCATCTGCGCGGCATCAGCATGCGTCACCCGTCGGTGGGTGAGTCGGTGCGCGGCACCTGCGCCGGGTTGATGGAAGATGACGTGCTCAAGCACATCCGCCAACTCGGCGTGTCATCCGTTGAGCTGCTGCCGGTGCATGCCTTCGTCAACGACCAGCACCTGCTGCAAAAAGGCATGACCAACTATTGGGGCTACAACAGCATCGCGTTTTTTGCGCCCGACCCGCGCTACCTGGCCAGCGGCAAGATCGCCGAATTCAAGGAGATGGTCGCGCACCTGCATGAACAGAAGCTCGAAGTGATCCTCGACGTGGTCTACAACCACACCGCCGAAGGCAACGAGCGCGGCCCTACCCTGTCGATGCGCGGCATCGACAACGCCTCCTACTACCGGCTGATGCCCGACGACAAACGCTTCTACATCAACGATTCCGGCACCGGCAATACCCTGGACCTGAGCCACCCCTGCGTGCTGCAGATGGTCACCGACTCGCTGCGTTACTGGGCCACCGAGATGCATGTGGACGGTTTCCGCTTTGACTTGGCGACCATCCTTGGGCGTTACCGCGACGGTTTCGACGAGCGCCACAGCTTCCTCGTGGCCTGCCGCCAGGACCCGGTGCTGCGCCAGCTGAAAATGATCGCCGAACCCTGGGACTGCGGCCCCGGCGGCTACCAAGTGGGCAATTTCCCACCTGGCTGGGTGGAATGGAACGACCGCTTCCGTGACACCGTGCGCGCCTTCTGGAAAGGCGACGACGGCCAGTTGGCGGACTTTGCCGGGCGCATGACTGCCTCGGGTGAGATGTTCAACCACCGGGGTCGCAGGCCCTACAGCTCGGTGAACTTCATCACCGCCCACGATGGTTTCACCCTGCACGACCTGGTGTCGTACAACGACAAGCACAACGAAGCCAACGACGAGAACAACCAGGACGGCAGTAACAACAACCTGTCCTGGAACCACGGCGTCGAAGGCCCCACCGAAGACCCGGAAATCAATGCGCTGCGCCTGCGCCAGATGCGCAATTTCTTTGCCACGCTGCTGCTCGCCCAAGGCACGCCGATGATTGTGGCCGGCGACGAGTTCGCGCGTACCCAGCACGGCAACAACAATGCCTATTGCCAGGACAGCGAGATCGGCTGGGTCAACTGGGACCTGGATGACGACGGCAAGGCACTGCTCAAGTTCGTCAAACGCCTGATCAAGTTGCGCCTGGCCTACCCGATCCTGCGCCGTGGGCGCTTCCTGGTGGGCGACTACAACGAAGATCTCGGCGTAAAAGACGTCACCTGGCTGGCGCCGGATGGCAACGAGATGAGCACCGAACAGTGGGAAGACAGCCATGGCCGCTGCCTGGGCATGCTGATGGACGGCCGCGCCCAGGAAACCGGGATTCGTCGCCCAGGCGGTGATGCGACCCTGTTGCTGGTGGTCAACGCTCACCACGACATGGTGAATTTCCGCCTGCCGCCGGTGCCCCAGGGTGAGTTCTGGACCTGTATGCTCGATACCAATGCCCCCGCTGTGCGCGGTCAGGAACGTTTTGATTTCGAGCACGAGTATGCGGTGACCGGACGCTCACTGCTGCTGTTCGAACTGCAACGCGACGACGAGGTGTGA
- a CDS encoding DUF2934 domain-containing protein has product MSTEDKRIRELAHQIWESEGKPHGEDARHWEMARKLAEAEALTPSKPKAAAKPKTAPKPAPKAKPPAPAASKPAPPAAKKPAAPKKPKP; this is encoded by the coding sequence ATGAGTACTGAAGACAAACGCATACGCGAATTGGCGCATCAGATCTGGGAATCCGAAGGCAAGCCCCACGGTGAAGATGCACGCCACTGGGAGATGGCGCGCAAGTTGGCCGAAGCCGAAGCGCTGACGCCCAGCAAGCCAAAAGCTGCGGCCAAGCCCAAGACCGCGCCCAAGCCTGCGCCAAAAGCCAAGCCGCCGGCCCCGGCGGCCAGCAAGCCTGCACCGCCAGCGGCCAAGAAGCCTGCGGCACCGAAAAAGCCCAAGCCTTAA